A genome region from Astyanax mexicanus isolate ESR-SI-001 chromosome 19, AstMex3_surface, whole genome shotgun sequence includes the following:
- the mettl22 gene encoding methyltransferase-like protein 22 — MKICPVHETEKTNKQNKHKSSESQEMEQWAEKGHTGVAMDQVTFQSDTVLSDVHILLPNVRHLMVRLNSVGQPVFVSKFRILREKEQEEVQESEKSSFLDDDGDLDVVRQPKNLACDREKVHPVILSQGGGTTSDEEEDEGDEEECAKDIKIEHTMATPLDDVGKQIWRGAFLLSDFILSHPDVFREATVLELGAGTGLTSIIMASVAKKVYCTDVGEDLLNMCQRNVSLNSHYIQSAGERGVKVRQLDWTADDFLTDSDAEFSWSEEEVADLHDNTTVVMAADVCYDDDLTDALLRTLYRITSNLRKPSTAYFSIEKRLNFTIRHMDTSCEAYDHFRHCLKQLGEMSDGRMKFTVSPVSCSFPQFLQYERVDQLELWKVSASSL, encoded by the exons ATGAAAATTTGTCCTGTAcatgaaacagaaaaaacaaacaaacaaaacaaacacaaatcttCTGAAAGCCAGGAAATG GAACAGTGGGCGGAGAAAGGACATACAGGGGTGGCCATGGACCAGGTCACCTTCCAGAGTGACACAGTGCTCTCAGATGTGCACATTTTGCTGCCAAATGTTCGTCACCTCATGGTTCGACTCAATAGCGTAGGACAGCCAG tCTTTGTGTCGAAATTTAGGATTCTGCGCGAAAAGGAGCAGGAGGAAGTTCAGGAATCTGAGAAAAGCAGTTTCCTGGATGACGATGGAGACCTAGATGTGGTAAGGCAGCCCAAAAACTTGGCGTGTGATCGCGAGAAGGTTCACCCCGTCATTCTTAGCCAGGGTGGAGGGACCACCAgtgatgaagaggaagatgaggGAGATGAGGAAGAGTGTGCAAAGGACATCAAGATTG AGCACACGATGGCTACGCCGCTGGATGATGTCGGAAAGCAA ATCTGGCGGGGAGCGTTCCTGCTGTCTGATTTCATCCTCTCGCACCCGGACGTTTTTAGAGAAGCGACGGTTTTGGagctgggagcaggaaccggccTAACGAGCATCATCATGGCAAGCGTCGCCAAAAAGGTGTACTGCACAG ATGTTGGTGAAGACCTGCTCAACATGTGTCAGAGAAATGTGTCTTTGAACAGCCATTATATACAATCTGCAG GTGAGCGAGGTGTGAAGGTGCGGCAGCTGGACTGGACGGCTGATGATTTCCTCACAG ACTCCGACGCAGAGTTCAGCTGGAGCGAGGAGGAGGTGGCCGACCTGCACGACAACACCACGGTCGTGATGGCAGCAGACG TGTGTTATGATGATGACCTCACTGATGCGCTCCTCCGAACTCTGTACCGAATCACCAGCAACCTGCGGAAGCCGAGCACCGCCTACTTCAGCATAGAGAAACG ACTGAACTTCACTATTCGCCACATGGATACGAGCTGTGAGGCGTACGATCACTTCCGGCACTGTCTGAAGCAGCTGGGAGAAATGAGTGATGGGAGGATGAAGTTTACTGTGTCTCCAGTGTCCTGCTCCTTCCCCCAGTTCCTCCAGTATGAGCGAGTCGACCAGCTG